A single region of the Triticum dicoccoides isolate Atlit2015 ecotype Zavitan chromosome 2B, WEW_v2.0, whole genome shotgun sequence genome encodes:
- the LOC119367249 gene encoding subtilisin-like protease 4: protein MASLTNLILLPLLLLATFSPTPSLCYVSPSAARVHEGVTQTSAYHTYIVLVKPPPSGTNEEGHRRWYETFLPSSHIGESREPRLLHSYIEVFCGFAARLTEAELDATAKKLGFVRAFPDRTLHLMTTHTPEFLGLRNGTGFWSDVGYGKGVIIGLLDTGIYATHPSFDDHGVQSPPTRWKSPCKAVRCNNKLIGANSFTGDNDSYDYVGHGTHTSSTAAGNFVTDASDHGVGTGTASGIAPGAHIAMYKVCTAEGCEESAVVAGLDAAIKDGVDVLSLSLSSLTGVSFNKDPIAIGAFSAISKGITVVCAAGNKGPTPRSVSNTAPWLLTVAAGSVDRRFDAGVHLGNGKRMDGEAFTPAIKPTSKPYPLFYSEEHHFCQNAYYGSVAGKIIVCQSTTPMARYSDISRLMGHGAAGVVLFNDKATGYTIILQDFDEARVVQVTSADGIALAAYMKSSSNDAVATFTYNNTVLGVRPNPVVASFSSRGPSSVAPGVLKPDILAPGLNILAAWPSPPFNIISGTSMATPHVSGVAALIKSLHPDWSPAAIKSAILTTSDTMNNIGGSILNERHDKASAYDRGAGHVNPARAADPGLVYDLSVTDYAGYICWLLGEEGLVTIVCNSSLTCAKLPKVKDVQLNYPTLTVPLASTLFTMTRTVTNVGPADSTYAAKVNSPSSMTVHVSPETLVFSKAGEKKTFSVTVICQGVGASETFVEGSLSWVSKKHVVRSPIVAIRGAGGPAPTPSP, encoded by the coding sequence ATGGCGTCCTTGACAAATCTCATACTACTACCACTTCTCTTGCTCGCCACCTTCTCTCCTACACCATCACTGTGCTATGTCAGTCCATCTGCTGCAAGGGTACATGAGGGTGTTACACAGACATCTGCCTACCACACTTACATTGTGCTCGTCAAGCCACCTCCCTCGGGTACCAACGAAGAGGGGCATCGTCGGTGGTATGAGACTTTCTTGCCGAGCTCACACATCGGCGAATCTAGGGAGCCCCGTCTCCTCCACTCCTACATCGAGGTGTTCTGCGGTTTTGCGGCGAGGCTCACAGAGGCTGAGCTCGACGCGACCGCCAAGAAGCTGGGGTTCGTGCGTGCGTTCCCAGATCGGACGCTGCATCTCATGACCACGCACACACCGGAGTTCCTCGGGCTCAGGAATGGCACCGGATTTTGGAGCGACGTAGGCTACGGGAAGGGGGTGATCATCGGGCTGCTCGACACCGGGATCTATGCAACACATCCTTCGTTCGATGATCATGGTGTCCAATCACCCCCGACAAGGTGGAAGAGCCCGTGCAAGGCAGTCAGGTGCAACAACAAGCTCATCGGTGCCAACTCATTTACTGGAGATAACGATTCGTACGATTATGTGGGGCACGGAACACATACCTCGTCCACTGCCGCCGGCAACTTCGTCACCGATGCGTCAGACCATGGCGTGGGCACGGGCACTGCTTCCGGAattgctccaggtgcccacatCGCCATGTACAAGGTGTGCACCGCCGAGGGATGCGAAGAATCCGCCGTAGTGGCCGGCCTCGATGCGGCCATCAAGGATGGGGTGGACGTGCTCTCGCTATCTCTCAGTAGCCTCACCGGTGTCAGCTTCAATAAGGACCCCATAGCCATCGGCGCGTTCAGTGCTATATCCAAGGGCATCACTGTGGTGTGCGCGGCTGGCAACAAAGGTCCCACTCCACGGTCGGTCTCCAACACTGCACCGTGGTTGCTCACGGTTGCCGCTGGCTCAGTGGACCGGAGATTCGACGCTGGCGTGCATCTCGGCAACGGCAAGCGCATGGACGGAGAAGCATTTACCCCGGCAATAAAGCCAACCTCAAAGCCATACCCTCTCTTCTACTCCGAGGAACATCATTTCTGCCAGAATGCGTATTACGGTTCAGTTGCCGGGAAAATAATTGTTTGTCAGTCCACAACACCCATGGCTCGCTATTCTGACATTTCGAGGCTAATGGGTCATGGTGCGGCTGGCGTGGTTCTTTTCAATGACAAAGCCACCGGCTACACCATTATTCTTCAGGATTTTGACGAGGCGAGAGTGGTGCAGGTGACCTCCGCCGACGGCATCGCCCTCGCAgcttacatgaagtcatcatcgaacgACGCCGTTGCCACTTTCACATATAACAACACAGTGTTGGGTGTTCGTCCGAACCCGGTCGTGGCGTCGTTCTCTTCCCGGGGTCCAAGCTCCGTCGCTCCTGGTGTGCTCAAGCCAGACATTCTTGCGCCCGGGCTCAACATCCTTGCGGCGTGGCCAAGTCCCCCTTTCAATATCATATCGGGGACGTCCATGGCAACGCCACATGTCAGTGGTGTCGCGGCGCTTATCAAAAGCTTGCATCCCGACTGGTCACCGGCTGCCATCAAGTCGGCCATCCTGACAACGTCGGACACCATGAACAACATCGGCGGCTCGATCTTGAACGAGAGGCATGATAAAGCCAGTGCGTACGATAGAGGCGCCGGCCATGTGAACCCGGCGAGGGCTGCTGACCCCGGTTTGGTGTACGACCTCAGTGTAACAGACTATGCAGGCTACATCTGCTGGCTCCTTGGCGAGGAAGGCTTGGTGACCATCGTATGCAACTCAAGCTTGACCTGCGCGAAGCTACCCAAGGTCAAGGATGTTCAGCTCAACTACCCTACTCTAACTGTGCCGCTGGCATCAACGCTGTTCACCATGACCCGGACGGTGACGAACGTTGGGCCGGCAGATTCTACGTACGCTGCTAAGGTAAACTCGCCAAGCTCTATGACAGTGCATGTCTCCCCAGAGACACTGGTGTTCTCCAAGGCTGGAGAAAAGAAGACGTTCAGCGTGACAGTGATCTGCCAAGGCGTGGGTGCATCAGAAACCTTTGTGGAGGGAAGCTTGAGCTGGGTGTCGAAGAAGCATGTTGTGCGTAGTCCCATTGTCGCCATCCGTGGAGCAGGAGGTCCTGCTCCCACTCCATCACCATGA
- the LOC119367250 gene encoding subtilisin-like protease 4 — MALFLTNLILLPLLLLANFSPTPSLCYVSPYAARVHQSATQTSAYRTYIVLVEPPPPGADEEGHRRWYQTFLPSSHIGESGEPRLLHSYTEVFSGFTAKLTEAELDAVAKNPRFVRAFPDRMLQLMTTHTPEFLGLKNGTGFWSNAGYGKGVIVGLLDTGIYASHSSFDDHGVPPPPMKWKGSCKAVRCNNKLIGAKSLVGDDGSYDYDGHGTHTSSTAAGNFVTGASDHGVGMGTASGIAPGAHIAMYKVCTAEGCEESAVVAGMDAAIKDGVDVLSLSLGSRTSVSFRNDPIAIGAFSAISKGIIVVCAAGNRGPIPQSITNDAPWLLTVAAGSVDRRFDAGVHLGNGKHIDGEALAQVTKPTSKPYPLLYSEEHRFCQNEDHGSVAGKVIVCQATTPMTQYFDIERLMVAGAAGVVLFNNEATGYTIVLHNYKARVVQVTSADGITIAAYVKSAANAVATFTCNNTVLGVRSSPVVASFSSRGPSSIARGVLKPDILAPGLNILAAWRGPSFKIVSGTSMATPHISGVAALIKSLHPNWSPAAIKSAILTTSDTTNNIGGSILNERHGKASAYDRGAGHVNPARAADPGLVYDLGATDYAGYICWLFGDEGLRTIVRNSSLTCAKLPKVKDVQLNYPTLTVPLASTPFTVTRTMTNVGPAHSTYAAKVDSPSSMKVRVSPETLVFSMAGEKKTFSVTVICQGVGASEIFVEGSLSWVSKKHVVRSPIVAIPGAGGPAPAPSP; from the coding sequence ATGGCATTATTCCTGACAAATCTCATACTACTACCACTTCTCTTGCTCGCCAACTTCTCTCCTACACCTTCACTGTGCTATGTTAGTCCATATGCTGCAAGGGTACACCAGAGTGCTACACAAACATCTGCTTACCGCACTTACATTGTGCTCGTTGAGCCACCTCCCCCAGGTGCCGATGAAGAGGGGCATCGTCGGTGGTACCAAACTTTCTTGCCGAGCTCACACATCGGTGAATCTGGGGAGCCACGTCTCCTCCACTCCTACACCGAGGTGTTTAGTGGCTTCACGGCGAAGCTCACAGAGGCTGAGCTTGATGCGGTCGCCAAGAATCCCAGGTTTGTGCGCGCGTTCCCAGACCGAATGCTGCAACTCATGACCACACACACACCGGAGTTCCTCGGGCTGAAGAATGGCACCGGGTTTTGGAGCAATGCAGGCTACGGGAAGGGAGTGATTGTCGGGCTACTCGACACCGGGATCTATGCATCACACTCTTCGTTCGACGATCATGGTGTCCCACCACCCCCGATGAAGTGGAAGGGCTCATGCAAGGCGGTCAGGTGCAACAACAAGCTCATCGGTGCCAAATCACTTGTTGGAGATGATGGCTCATACGATTATGACGGGCATGGAACACACACCTCATCCACTGCTGCCGGGAACTTCGTCACTGGTGCGTCGGACCATGGAGTGGGCATGGGCACTGCTTCTGGAattgctccaggtgcccacatCGCGATGTACAAGGTGTGCACCGCCGAGGGCTGCGAAGAATCCGCCGTAGTGGCTGGCATGGATGCGGCCATCAAGGATGGGGTGGACGTCCTCTCGCTGTCTCTCGGTAGCAGAACCAGTGTCAGCTTCAGAAATGACCCCATCGCCATCGGTGCATTCAGCGCAATATCGAAGGGCATCATTGTGGTGTGTGCCGCTGGCAACAGAGGTCCCATTCCACAATCGATCACAAATGATGCGCCGTGGTTGCTCACGGTCGCCGCCGGCTCGGTGGACCGGAGGTTCGATGCTGGTGTGCATCTCGGCAACGGCAAGCACATTGACGGAGAAGCACTTGCCCAGGTGACAAAGCCAACCTCAAAGCCATACCCTCTCCTCTACTCCGAGGAACATCGTTTCTGCCAGAATGAGGATCACGGTTCCGTTGCTGGGAAAGTAATTGTTTGCCAGGCCACGACACCAATGACTCAGTATTTTGACATTGAGAGGCTCATGGTTGCCGGTGCGGCTGGCGTGGTGCTTTTCAATAACGAAGCCACCGGTTACACCATTGTTCTTCACAACTACAAGGCGAGAGTGGTGCAGGTGACCTCCGCCGACGGCATCACCATTGCGGCTTATGTAAAGTCAGCAGCGAACGCCGTGGCCACTTTCACATGCAACAACACAGTGTTGGGTGTCCGTTCGAGCCCGGTCGTGGCGTCATTCTCTTCCAGGGGTCCAAGCTCTATCGCCCGCGGCGTGCTCAAGCCAGACATTCTTGCGCCAGGGCTCAACATCCTTGCGGCGTGGCGAGGGCCTTCTTTCAAAATTGTATCAGGTACGTCCATGGCAACACCACACATCAGCGGCGTGGCAGCGCTCATCAAAAGCTTGCATCCCAACTGGTCACCGGCTGCCATCAAGTCGGCCATCCTGACAACGTCAGACACCACAAACAACATCGGCGGCTCGATCTTGAATGAGAGGCATGGTAAAGCCAGTGCCTACGATAGAGGCGCCGGCCATGTGAATCCCGCGAGAGCCGCCGACCCTGGTCTGGTGTACGACCTCGGCGCGACTGACTATGCAGGCTACATCTGCTGGCTCTTCGGCGACGAAGGCTTGCGGACCATTGTACGCAACTCGAGCTTGACCTGCGCGAAgctgcccaaggtcaaggacgttcaGCTCAACTACCCTACTCTAACTGTGCCGCTAGCATCAACGCCTTTCACCGTGACCCGGACAATGACGAACGTCGGGCCGGCACATTCTACTTACGCCGCCAAGGTAGACTCACCAAGCTCTATGAAAGTGCGCGTCTCCCCAGAGACACTGGTGTTCTCCATGGCTGGAGAAAAGAAGACGTTCAGCGTGACAGTGATCTGCCAAGGCGTGGGTGCATCGGAAATCTTTGTGGAGGGAAGCTTGAGCTGGGTGTCAAAGAAGCATGTTGTGCGCAGTCCCATTGTGGCTATCCCTGGAGCAGGAGGTCCTGCTCCCGCTCCATCACCATGA